A region of the Oncorhynchus nerka isolate Pitt River linkage group LG26, Oner_Uvic_2.0, whole genome shotgun sequence genome:
GACAGGTATATCAGACTAGAACCACGGCCTCCAGGTCAATGTTTAGAGAGTTTGAAGCTGTCATTATTACATGGTATAAACTGTTCTCTAGTATTAACATTAGATGTTGTACTCAGAATCATTTCAGCATTAAATTACAACTGTACAGGTCTGACCTTCACTTAGTCTCCCACTGACATCAGTCCATGACTAAGTAAACACTCagtgaggtcctttatctacttccccagagtcagatgaagatagaacaatgactggaagtctatgggaaaCACTAGTTAACATTGACTGACTAAACTAActctaacttccttcaaactggacacagagacaaacaaaTGGTATGAACAagtccatctgactctggggaagtatataaagggcctcattgccaaaattctGAAGTATCATAAGTGGAAGTTAGGATTGGTCCAACATATAGAGtcatgtcatgttgtgtttcacATTCTGTGTTTCACATTCTGCATCAGTGATCAGAATAGAAGCTCCAGGTCAGTCAAAGTCCACCAGAGGAGGACGTAGGACCACCAATCATGACTGAGGAAAGATCTACATGTACTTTACAACAGGAACAGCTGTCTGTAGACCACTGGTTTCAGTCCCACCCAAAGACCAGCTGGTGGTTTCATGTCCACTATCTCTAGTTATCAGAGTCATTCACCAGGAACATGTTCTAGTTCTGACACTGAGTTACAGGCAGTGATGTgttgctctctttctcccccaggaCACctgcttcccctcctctccttattcATAGCTTCATGTAAATGAAGAGGTTATTTTATCTCCTCTCAGAACTGTGTGGTGGGGTTATATGTCTGTGGCACTAAtatatttaattttacctttatttaactaggcaagtcagttaagaacagattcttattttcaatgacggcctaggaacagtgggttaactgcctgttcaggggcagaacgacagatttgtaccttgtcagctcgggggttgcaactttctggttactagtccaacgctctaaccactaggctaccctgccgccccaaattcaGTGGAGGTAAAAGTGCCTAGTTTAGAACAGTTTAAAGGGCTATGAGAGGGATTATATTTAGTtatttatttgacatttttaGATTAGATTTTTTGAGATGCCCCATCTCAACCAAATTAATTATATTAAGCACCATAGATATTTATTAAAACTATACAAAATACCTGACATCTCGTCTACATTCCATCCGTGTAACCAAACCAgaaaccaccacagacagacagtctacagACCCAGTGTCCCCACACAGACCAACAGAACCATGAATAACCTGGGCACCATCAGCCACCTGTCCTCGCTCCCCAACCAAGGGGCCCCCCAAGTTCAAACAGAGTTACTGTTAGGTTCGTtgaaaggatcggaccaaggcgcagcgtgcgtagagAATCACATTCTTTAATAGTGAAActtacaacaaaaacaacaaagaatataACGAACGTGCATTATTGCAGTGCACAAGGCAACTATaccaaaacaagatcccacacctGAAAGTGGGAataagggctgcctaagtatgattcccaatgagagacaacgatagacagctgcctctgattgggaaccatactcggccaaaaacaaataaatatacaacatagaatgcccatcccaaatcacaccctgacctaaccaaatagagaaataaaacggctctctaaggtcagggtgtgacagtaccccccctgtcTATGGCGATGCCAAGATGGTGAAGCATTGCTGCGTGCCCCGGACGCGTTCCTCCACCCCTATACCCggggtacctgctcctgctgactccacaTGCAGtcggtgattctgtaagggtgagtgctggtggcagggaagtcaggcgcaggagatcgAACTTGGTATAAAACGGAGCAGTTTAATAAGTTCTCAAAAACTCTGAAaacaaaatatacaaaataatacaagtgggtacaaaacccgtcagAACATATCTTGCACATAGCTTACAAACAAACAATCACAGACAAGGacaatgagggggaacagagggttaatggCACGACATGGaatgaatgggattggaaccaggtgtgatacaagaccagacaaaaccaatggaaaatgaaaagaggatcagcgatggctagacgGTCGGGGACTTCGACCgcagaacgccgcccgaacaaggagaggaaccgacttcggcggaagtcgtgacaggtaGAGGATATGTAGTGATTAATATAAACATCATGGATTATATAATAATGGATAGTGATTAATATAAACATCATGGATTATATaatggaggagggtagaggatatgTGGTGATTAATATAAACATCATGGATTATTATAATAATAGAGGATATGAGTGATTAATATAAACATCATGGATTATATaatggaggagggtagaggatatgTAGTGATTAATATAAACATCATGGATTATATaatggaggagggtagaggatatgTGGTGATTAATATAAACATCATGGATTATATaatggaggagggtagaggatatgTGGTGATTAATATAAACATCATGGATTATATAATGGAGGATATAAACATCATGGATTATATaatggaggagggtagaggatatgTGGTGATTAATATAAACATCATGGATTATATAATGGAGGATATAAACATCATGGATTATATaatggaggagggtagaggatatgTGGTGATTAATATAAACATCATGGATTATATaatggaggagggtagaggatatgtagtggtgattaatataaacatcatggattatataatggaggagggtagaggatatgTGGTGATTAATATAAACATCATGGATTATATaatggaggagggtagaggatatgTGGTGATTAATATAAACATCATGGATTATATAATGGAGGATATAAACATCATGGATTATATaatggaggagggtagaggatatgTGGTGATTAATATAAACATCATGGATTATATaatggaggagggtagaggatatgTGGTGATTAATATAAACATCATGGATTATATaatggaggagggtagaggatatgTGGTGATTAATATAAACATCATGGATTATATAATGGAGGAGCTCTTATAGAGCGATATCAGGTTACAGTaaattgaatataaacatcatggattatataatggaggagggtagaggatatcAGTGATTAATATAAACATCATGGATTATATaatggaggagggtagaggatatgTAGTGATTAATATAAACATCATGGATTATATAATGGAGGAGGGTGGATAGTGATTAATATAAACATCATGGATTATATaatggaggagggtagaggatatgTGGTGATTAATATGAACATCATGGATTATATAATGGAGGTTATAAACATCATGGATTATATAATGGAGGATATAAATACAATGCATTATATAATGAAGCTGTGATGAGTGTAGAGGATGGTGCAGAGTCAAAAGCAGAACAAATAGATTTGAGTTAGTTTATCATACTGGCCCTTTAGTTAAATAGTTGGGACACATTCACAGTGACTTGTAGGTCAGTGTGTTTACAGTAAAGATTAATAATTATAATAGTATTATTAGAATTGTGGAAGTCTGTTAACCCCCAGACATGTCAATCAACTATGAGAGTAGCTAGTGATTGTAGAGGcccctccctctggtcctccctGGCTTGGTGATTGGTTAACTGTAGAGGcccctccctctggtcctccctGGCTTGGTGATTGGTTAACTGTAGAGGCCCCTCCCTCTGGTCCCCCATGTCTGTCTCCTTATAGGTGGGTCctgcagcctctcctctcctcacactccAACCCTGCTCATCTCTCAGCTGGACAGTAAGGGCCGTTCACACCTCACACTGACAACATGCTGGGGACACTCTGCACTCTCATCACTGCTCTAACATGTAAGGAGTCTGACTTCCTGGAGGTTTTACTTCCTGGTTTATTAATAATGAGTCTGTATGTTTCTCTTAACTTCATGTCATCTTCTTATTTCCCAGGTGtcagtggtgtgactgtggtgacACAGAAGCCTCCTGTTGTGACGGTGAGGAAAGGAGAGACGGCCTCTCTGGACTGTAACCTGGGGACTGTTGATAATAGTGCTCATTGGTATAAACAGGTTCCAGGAGGAGTTCCTCAGTATGTTTTACAGTGGTACTACTACAATTGGACCTCTGTAAAATATGGTTCTGGTTTCTCCTCTCCTAAATTCACATCTAATCATCAGTCTATATCTGATTATAGTTTGATTATTAACAATGTGGAGGAGGAAGACTCAGCAGTGTATTACTGTAAAACAAAAGACTACTATGTTGGCGAGTGGGCATCACAATGACATACACTATGACAAAAACCTCCTCCCCAAATACACTCACTTCTGCTTCATGGTAGAGGGGTGAACTCTAAGAAACAGCAGTTGATCAGTGAttagtataacactatatacataACACAATGGGAGACCTGGAAATGGAAGAACCATGTCAACAAGATTATAAAACGATTGTGAAAAGAGATTTATCCATTCTTGatgtaatcatcatcatcatcatatcatCATCAAGTGAAGACTGCATCATATGGATATTGCTTTAACTGATGGATTTAAAAGGACCAGACACCAACAGCAGAATATGATGCTATACAATATACTGTTACTTCATAGAGAGAAACTCTAGAAAAGCCTGAGATGTTTTGTAGTGAGAGTGAAGCTCagtctgaatgggatgtttcagttcctgtcctctcagtagaatgagtgaagctctgtctgaatgggatggtacagttcctgtcctctcagtagtgagagtgaagctctgtctgaatgggatggttcagttcctgtcctctcagtagagagagtgaagctctgtctgaatgggatggttcagttcctgtcctctcagtagggagagtgaagctctgtctgaatgggatgtttcagttcctgtcctctcagtagagagagtaaagctctgtctgaatgggatgtttcagttcctgtcctctcagtaggagagtgaagctctgtctgaatgggatgtttcagttcctgtcctctcagtagagagagtgaagctctgtctgaatgggatgtttcagttcctgtcctctcagtagagagagtgaagctctgtctgaatgggatgtttcagttcctgtcctctcagtagagagagtgaagctctgtctgaatgggatgtttcagttcctgtcctctcagtagagagagtgaagctctgtctggatgggatgtttcagttcctgtcctctcagtagagagagtgaagctctgtctggaatggggatgtttcagttcctgtcctctcagtagagagagtgaagttcctctgtctggatgggatgtttcagttcctgtcctctcagtagagagagtgaagctctgtctgaatgggatgtttcagttcctgtcctctcagtagagagagtgaatctctgtctggatgggatgtttcagttcctgtcctctcagtagagagagtgaagctctgtctggatgggatgtttcagttcctgtcctctcagtagagagaatgaagctctgtctgaatgggatcagttttcagttcctgtcctcagttctgtcctctcagtagagagtgGGGAGGTTATTGTACGGCCGTGTATACAAACTGAATCACTGTGGTATTCGGACCAGGAACCAAGCTCATTGTTACTGGTGAGTCCCCTTCTAATGTTTTAATCTACAGAATAGGTCTTGTTGCTAATATACTGTtggtcagatatatatatatatatatatatatatatatatatatatatatatattttaaatatttatttaatcaaaTGTAATTTATATTCACTGATTTAATATTTTGCACCTGCTTTAATCCTGTCTCCTATGTTTGTAGACTTATGAAACAGTTTGATGACTGTGTTAATGTCTCTGGTTGGTCTGCTCTGTTCATGTGTAATCATGAATATCTTGTGTTTCTGTTGTCTGTATAACTCAATGTAAAGGAGATCTTTCATCTCAAAGTGTTTAATCATGAATATCTTGTGTTTCTGTTGTCTGTATAACTCAATGTAAAGGAGATCTTTCATCTCAAAGTGTTTAATCATGAATATCTTGTGTTTCTGTTGTCTGTATAACTCAATGTAAAGGAGATCTTTCATCTCAAAGTGTTTAATCATGAATATCTTGTGTTTCTGTTGTCTATATAACTCAATATAAAGGAGATCTTTCATCTCCAGAAATTTCATCCAGCTCAATATCTTagacaaatatttatatatattttttaaatcccatTTGCTTGTGAATTATTTGAATTTTACATTTAAAATGTCCACATTTCGTTCATCTTTTAGCCTTTTAGTCTTCCAGAGCTGTGTAATGTATTAATAAATTGCTCTGTCTCTCATTTTAAAACCTAAACACCGTATGTTTCCTTCTATCAGTATCATTGTAAACATCATGAAGAGCAGTTCTCTATTTAATTACTGCATCCGTTTCCTCTTAATGCAGGTGTTTTGGTAATGATACCCACATGTACTGAAATATAAACTTATCCATTGTGTTTTGTTCTCATCCCATCCGTTTCCTCTTAATGCCGTAATGATACCCACATGTACTGAAATATAAACTTATCCATTGTGTTTTGTTCTCATCCCATCCGTTTCCTCTTAATGCAGGTGTTTTGGTAATGATACCCACATGTACTGAAATATAAACTGGTATCCATTGTGTTTTGTTCTCATCCCATCCGTTTCCTCTTAATGCAGGTGTTTTGGTAATGATACCCACATGTACTGAAATATAAACTGGTATCCATTGTGTTTTGTTCTCCTCCCATCCGTTGACTACTTTCTACAGATGGAGATCTGGCTACACCTGCTGTGACTCTGTTCCCTCCATCCACTGAAGACCTCAAGTCCAGCAGAGCAACACTGGTGTGTCTGACTAGTGACCTGTCTCAGAGATCCAAGGGGTTGGCAGATGTCAGCTGGATGTCTAGTGGTGAATCAGTGACAGAAGATGTTTCTACCAGCCCTGCTGAGCAGCAACCAGACAACACCTTCAGGATCAGCAGCTATCTGACCATTCAGActgcagactgggacagggacgtGGTGTTCACATGTAAAGTGTCGTTGGGGTCAACATTCTCTGAGAAAGAGATCAGAAAGACTAGTTGTAGTCTGTAAATCAATAGTTTCAGACAATCAATACAACTGGTAGTTTGTTAATGCTTCAGAATGAGTGCAGCTGTTATTTCATTAGAACTGTTAAGTGATGTTTTGATCTTTGCTTTGCTGTTAAATATAGAAGTTAAAATCCTAACAACATGGATGATATTGGGCTGAAGTCTGAATGCAGTATGACCATAACCAATGTAATGTCAAATAGTTGTTGAGGGCTGTTTGTCATCACAAGTTACTATTGATGCATTCACTGTACCAGCATCATGTTCTCTAGAACATAACATCTGAAATACTGTCATGATGACTAGATCTCTCTACTATTGTGAAATGAGTTGAATTACTAATGATAAAGGAATAGTTAGAGCTTTGCTGTATTGTGGATATTCAATAAAGAACATTCTAAAGAACAAGTGTTTGTACCCTGGGTTTTGTATaggtgtttgtttggtcttcgtccccgtgcctgTACATGGCACGCTGTCATTTGGGTAGGAATTTTAAAAACTATTACACATTCCTGCACCTGTCTCCCAATCCCTTTATACCAACGTGACAGGTATATCAGACTAGAACCACGGCCTCCAGGTCAATGTTTAGAGAGTTTGAAGATGTCATTATTACATGGTTTTAAACTGTTCTCTAGTATTAACATTAGATGTTGTACTCAGAATCATTTCAGCATTAAATTACAACTGTACAGGTCTGACCTTCACTTAGTCTCCCACTGACATCAGTCCATGACTAAGTAAACATTCagtgaggtcctttatctacttccccagagtcagatgaagatagaacaatgactggaagtctatgggaaaCACTAGTTAACATTGACTGACTAAACTAACTcttaacttccttcaaactg
Encoded here:
- the LOC135564745 gene encoding immunoglobulin lambda-1 light chain-like yields the protein MLGTLCTLITALTCVSGVTVVTQKPPVVTVRKGETASLDCNLGTVDNSAHWYKQVPGGVPQYVLQWYYYNWTSVKYGSGFSSPKFTSNHQSISDYSLIINNVEEEDSAVYYCKTKDYYVGEWAFGPGTKLIVTDGDLATPAVTLFPPSTEDLKSSRATLVCLTSDLSQRSKGLADVSWMSSGESVTEDVSTSPAEQQPDNTFRISSYLTIQTADWDRDVVFTCKVSLGSTFSEKEIRKTSCSL